AGTTTCTTAGTTTTCTTTGTTGCTTCTTATTCAGCTGTTTGTGTTGTGTgcggaagctttttgctttgcaCCTTAACTTGGTTATGTGATAAGTCAGATTCTATTGTTGAGGCCCGTGTGTTTTGCCTTGATAATTTATAATGGTTCACAAGGGGCTTATTTTTCTTGTAATTGAGACGTGATATATTTCGACAATTCCTACGGACAGCAGGATTTCTCTTCCTAGTTTCATTAGGAAGGGAAagagtcaaaataagaaagagTTTTTACTGGTACTTaacaacaaggaaaaaaaaacaaagagatTACATTCAATTAGAAACACTGATGATCAAAAACATTAGATCTTGTCCTCTCTAGTTTATACTACTACTATTCTTCGATCCTTCAAAATGATTCCAGATTACTTACTACCTTTGCATATATGTTCAAAAACTGAAAATCTAAACTTCCCTTCTACTGCTTAAACTCAATTTCTTCTAAATCAAAATTCAATCCGTCGAATCCTTACTCTCAACTTTTTCCTTCTAAGGTAATAGAGTGGCTGCCATTTTATGAAAGTTAGTTCCAGGAGCTTCCGCCAGCTCCTTCGCCCAAGCTTCATCCTCCACCTGCTCTTCAAAATCATTTGGGTTCATGCGGCCATCTCTTTGATTCTCGCCGATTAAATCCAGATGCTCAGCTTTCGAGAACTTAGTGAAGTATTTACGGTGAAATCGGGCCGTGTCTTCCACACATTCATGCACACAAAAATCCTGCAAAAAAATCAAATGAGAATTGAATACTGTTAATACAATGATCTCACAAACAGGACTAAGTAAGCTCTATTACTTGCAAAAACAAACAGACAATGAAATCAGCAAAGTATTAACAAAAACCCAAGCAAGACATAAGGATACAACATCAGAATTTAAGCCAAAACTACTTTAACTCAATTATACTTGCAAAACAACAAACCAAAATAGAATACTTACATGATTTCTGAGTTGGTCTTTAATAGCATCCCAATTTCCAATAATGGCTGGGTTGTGCTGCTGATTAAACGCTATAATGGAAGGTACCACAAAAGAAGCAACTCCGAACCACTTAATGTAGCCAGGACCAGaattcaacaaatcaaacagttGGTGAGGAAAACGTGGAACATTAACCTCTAGATTTGGTGGATCATCAGGATTTATGTCGTTGTCCTCTAGATTTTGCTGCTGATCTTGCAGATTGAGAAGATTTTGTTGTTGATTTGGTTGCAGGTTTTGTTGATTGAGCAGATTCTGTACTTGATTCACatgattttgttgttgatttagaaTATTCTCATTGAGTTGAATTTGAGGCACCACTCGAACCCGTGATTTCCTTCTTGTGGTTTTAGATGTACTCCTGGCATTTACTAGACGCGCTGCTTCAGATTCTGCTGCTACGGCCATTTTTTCGAGTCTGGTACGAGCATCTACAATCTTCTTTAGGCTTCTAGTCACAGCTCCTGTCGTACGGACAACCAGCTCCTTACTCTGCTTTTTCTTTCGCCTTTGATTCTCAGGCTGTTGATTCTCTACATTTTGATCAGGGTTTTGATTCTCTACGGTTAGCTCTGTGTgagatgtagagagacccgtgtttTGTGTTAGATCGGAGTGAGAAGTTGAGAGAGCTTTTTGTGTTAAATCCGTAGAAGGATTTTCTTGATCAAGATCTGTGTGAGATGTTGAGATATCGGTGTTTTGTGTTAGATCGGAGTGAGAAGTTGAGAGAAAGGTTTTCTGTGTTGGATCTGTAGAAGAAGGATTGTCTTGATCATCAAAAGCAATTGTATCAAATTCATTGAAGAACTCACTGTCATGATCACGGATGATGGGGTTTTCAGTTAATTGAGTATTTGAGATCTTAAGACTGTGATCGGTGGCTGGATTTCTGGTTACGGTGATCTCAAACCTCAACCCTTCCCTTTTTCTCTCAGCTTCATTCAGATAAGAAAGATAATCCTTCCTGAGACCACTATACATACTCTCCAACTCGGTTAATTCAGCTTTGATGTAGGCGATAGAAAAATCAATATCACCCACAGCTTGATCATACACAGCCCTTACTTGAGATTTTGCTTTGTCAAAACCATCACCAACCCTATCAAATCCAAACATCATGTCATCCACAAACTCATTTCTAAATATCACATACTTTGAAGAATTGGGTTCTCGACGTGATTCCCCTCTAATCTCATCCGCCATGGATACTCTCAACACTTAGATTCAGAATTGAGGAAAGAAGCTCTCACCAGAAattagaaaagagaagaaaagactgTTTCCTTTATAACCGCCAAAACCCAATTTGCCGTCCTAAATAAGCAATGTTGCTTGTCAACAAACCCTCGTATGAATGAAATGTATGTACAAAATTGACCTTGAAAGTTTTGATATACCGACCGATATCCCTAAAATCATGACACCAAGCCGTAAAAATAATATCAATGCGATGTACGAAATTACCCTTTAAATTTTTAACAGGGCGTTATGATCCTGGTCAATCAAGGGAGCAGATTTACCCACGACAGATGAACGCCTAATTCAAGGTTGACCAACCATGCAAATAAAGCAGCTTCAGGTGAATAAAGCAGCATCTAAACACTTGAAAGATAAAATCTCATATCCTCAAATTTCCGCTATTTCTTCCAAACTCTTTACTTTTTTTNNNNNNNNNNNNNNNNNNNNNNNNNNNNNNNNNNNNNNNNNNNNNNNNNNNNNNNNNNNNNNNNNNNNNNNNNNNNNNNNNNNNNNNNNNNNNNNNNNNNNNNNNNNNNNNNNNNNNNNNNNNNNNNNNNNNNNNNNNNNNNNNNNNNNNNNNNNNNNNNNNNNNNNNNNNNNNNNNNNNNNNNNNNNNNNNNNNNNNNNNNNNNNNNNNNNNNNNNNNNNNNNNNNNNNNNNNNNNNNNNNNNNNNNNNNNNNNNNNNNNNNNNNNNNNNNNNNNNNNNNNNNNNNNNNNNNNNNNNNNNNNNNNNNNNNNNNNNNNNNNNNNNNNNNNNNNNNNNNNNNNNNNNNNNNNNNNNNNNNNNNNNNNNNNNNNNNNNNNNNNNNNNNNNNNNNNNNNNNNNNNNNNNNNNNNNNNNNNNNNNNNNNNNNNNNNNNNNNNNNNNNNNNNNNNNNNNNNNNNNNNNNNNNNNNNNNNNNNNNNNNNNNNNNNNNNNNNNNNNNNNNNNNNNNNNNNNNNNNNNNNNNNNNNNNNNNNNNNNNNNNNNNNNNNNNNNNNNNNNNNNNNNNNNNNNNNNNNNNNNNNNNNNNNNNNNNNNNNNNNNNNNNNNNNNNNNNNNNNNNNNNNNNNNNNNNNNNNNNNNNNNNNNNNNNNNNNNNNNNNNNNNNNNNNNNNNNNNNNNNNNNNNNNNNNNNNNNNNNNNNNNNNNNNNNNNNNNNNNNNNNNNNNNNNNNNNNNNNNNNNNNNNNNNNNNNNNNNNNNNNNNNNNNNNNNNNNNNNNNNNNNNNNNNNNNNNNNNNNNNNNNNNNNNNNNNNNNNNNNNNNNNNNNNNNNNNNNNNNNNNNNNNNNNNNNNNNNNNNNNNNNNNNNNNNNNNNNNNNNNNNNNNNNNNNNNNNNNNNNNNNNNNNNNNNNNNNNNNNNNNNNNNNNNNNNNNNNNNNNNNNNNNNNNNNNNNNNNNNNNNNNNNNNNNNNNNNNNNNNNNNNNNNNNNNNNNNNNNNNNTTTTTTTCTGTTAGTAAATCAGCAAACCATGCAGCAATTGCATTGGCAGCTGTTTCAGCTAGTGCAACAACTGCCTGTAACTATATGCGTTATTCTCCAGCTTGTATTTTTCACATTTTAAATCGGGAAGAATGAGCAACTATGCTCAAAACTATCAAAACCATATTTGTTTTGAATTTTAATTTAATCTaagatattttcttatgaaaaaaacacttaaaaaacCTCTACAAATAAATCTTCCATATTAGTGGCTGAGATAGGCTTCTTTGTCTTTAGTTTTGTGAAATGACCGTCTTGGTGAGGACATTTAACAATATATGACTAGTTTAAAAAGGATAGGAAAAATATttaaaaaggaaaccaaattcacTTGACAACATACTGTTGATTTAAAATTTACAAACTTGGAAAACCTAACTTACCTTGTTTAATTTTGTGGAAGTCCAAATTAAATTTGAAAATCGATTAACTAttatattatgatttttttcttttaaatctatattataagggacaatggtgtttttccataTGGACAGTCATCTACATTTCAGACATATAAAGGACGGTTCAGTTTGAATCATATGTTTGGGTTTTTCAATttacatttttagcatataaagaagggttgagattgagacactgatttaagattttcaatctacATTTCCAAGGGTCTAGATCAAGCCACATATTTCAATCTCCACTTCACCCTCCCAATGTCATTTATTTGGAGTTATTCTTCACATTCAATGTGAAACTATTTCTTTTATTGTAAATTAAACTCTCTCttaattcatgcttcaaaaaaaattgattattttCTTTCAGCTTCTTCATCGTCTtttttttgttcatcaaaataaaaataagataaaagaTCTTCTTATGCCCGtaatatttcaatttctccaatatGTAAGATATTTCTACCAAAGAAGATCTCTTTATCATCCATTGCATATTGGAAAGTCGGTTAGTTATTATATTTGTCCTCTTATAGATTGTACTTTTTTATAGTTTATTAATTTTCATCAACATTTCTTTTCATCCAATGAGTGTTTTTAAATCTGGGTTATTGAGAAATGtttcatatttttgatttttttctttttgtagttttagggttaatttttataaatattaGATTATCGTTCATTAGATTCATCAAATTGTTTTAAAGCGCAGTAGCTGCAGCATTTTCAACTGAATGTTTGTATTGCTCTCTACTCTCTACTCTCTAAATTAGAATTTCATTTTTAATattgtatggtgaatatttttatttttccccaaaattttttttgaagcatgaattaaGAGAGAGTTTAATTTACAATAAAAGAAACAGTTTCAAATTGAATGTGAAGAATAACTCCAAATAAATGACATTGGGAGGGTGAAGTGGAGATTGAATTATGTGACTCGATCTAGACCTTTGGAAATgtagattgaaaatcttaaatcagTGTCTCAACTTCAACCCTtctttatatgctaaaaatgtaCTCAATCTGAACCGTCCTTTATGTGTCTGAAATGTAGATGACCGTCCATAtgaaaaaacaccattgtcccttataaatACCACCTAAAGAAAGGGAGAAGGGACACAGGTTGGTTTTCTCTGTCGAGGTAAATACCaatatttgattttgtatattgaGGTTTGGTAAAATCTTTTCATTACGTATTCCATATGAATTTAGCTCTGCTAGAGTCCATTGTAGCAATGTTCACGAAGTATAATATATGATATCATTATTATTAACATGTTATTTAGGTATTTTGCACAAGGTCGGATTCGTTTGCCAGATATATATAAGGTCGGTTGAAAGGTTTATTCACGTTTCTGTACCGTTGGTCTCACTGCAAGCTACTTTTCGACCCTTAATACAAATTGAGCTTGGATAAAGTATAAAATTTCGGGGTTTTTTCAAGGGACCTACTATATGTTTAGTTCATACAATTCTCAATAAGTTTTAAGCTCAGTTTTGTATAACATCACAGAGGTTGGAGCAAATGTAAATTATCAATTATGTGAATGCTTTGACAGAAGGTCTACAGATGTTGACAGGAACAAGGAGGTTGTAGAATTGTAAGTTTTCTCATATCATTTGTCTCTTTTAACTCTTTATGCATATACTTCGAAATAAGATATTTTGTTATTAGAGATCCAACACCCAACACATTGGTTCTTGCAACAGTCTCTATATTTCAGTTTTTACAGGATAACTGAAAGTCAGAGTTTGTGGTATTAGTGGGTTACCTGATAATTATACCGATATCGGTCTGTGAAATCTGTTTGTTGGGAATTCGTTGAAAAAGGaaaagctagaaaatattttatgaaaaatatgttGGTACTGTCCAATAGCAACATAGATTATGTATTGGGATTGTGGTGCCGCACATCGGTTGGTTcaataaaaattcaattttgttAGGGAATAAAATCAGTAATTTATTGCTTGATGATTTATGTTCACTGTAAAATGATGGATGAAAACAAATATATGGTGGCATGTGTCGTGTTAATTAATGAGAGTAAAACTAAATCTTACATCTCTTTCCAATACTGTACTTAGATCCCTACCCTTGTTTTATTCTCATGTGTCTATGATTCAATCGGGATAAGATCATGTTGAGTTAGTGTGTCACTTTCTTATAGATTATTCGTTTGAAATTATGTTGagtaatttattttgatattgTAACAAATTAGAAAGCATGTACGATAGCCATAAAGAATTTCCTTAGGCACAATCTTTCCTTATAAAAGTTAATTTGTAACACCATTTCATAATGAATATGGATATGAAACTGGAGAAAGTTTGGAACACCAATAACACTACCTTCTTACATTAAAAATTACTTTCTCTTGCATTTGGTCGTTGTAGCAATCTCACTTCAAGCTACTCTTTTAAATAAGCTATTAAATTTCATGTCTTTTTAATATAATGTGGAACTGATATTTTTCTCAAATTATAGGTGAATTATTGGAACTCATGcttttgcaaataatgtttttcGTTTGATCGTTAGCATGTTGATACCGATGAAATATTATCCTAACAATAATTCCacttatacaaatattgacaatcATTCTCGATATGGAATGGGCTATCTTGAATAGTTAGTTAGAAGTAGGTTAAATTTGGCCTCATGTAGATCAAGCATTAATGTTCCTTTCAAGGTTATGTACAAAATGATGTGCATACATGTATTCTCTTTGATTTCTGAAGTAAGTTGAATGTTAATCCTATATTTTTATATGCATTAGTAAAATTGAAAAAGTGTGTATGGAACCTCGACATGTTGGATTTTTGGGACATGAACACCAGCATATGCATCATATCTTGTATTCTTTTTCTCTCTATAtacaatttttagaatttctgTTCCAAAGTTTCAAAGAGCTTTTTAAAGGTATTGGAATAGTATAGGGTAGTAGTCATGTAAAAGTTGTTATCGTTCAATTTTTAATGTTTCCATATTTTACAAATATTTACGTAAAATTCCACAATTCCGCTATTTATTAGAGATTTACATGTTTTTGGTTAATTATTAGTCTAAaattatatattcaaaaaaaatttaagtatgcttcaaccaaaaaacaaaaaagacaaaTTTAAGTCAAAATaggtgattgtttattagagatcATCACCAGAACAGCGTCTCGAGCAGCGTGTCTAACATACGTATGTAAAAAAATAAATTCTAATAACAATAGGTAAAAATGACACAATGTAATAAAATTGCAGTTAGATTTAACAGGACATATGTCGAAATACGATAAGAAACAATCATTTCGCAACACCGAGAACAAATTAAATCCCGTGTCGTGTCATATCCTAGTTATTATATAAAGGGAGAAAAATCCACATATTTCCTaccaaaataaaaggaaaaataaataaaatccacacttattctccacctatttaatgttttTGCAGCGCCAATAAAAAATACATCGCTATAGGGCAGTGTGAATCCCCGAGCacgccaaataaaaaatgcattgcCACGAGGTGGGGCGAAGCCCCGAGCACACCAAATTTTAatagataaaaacaaaatctaCATATTTTCagtgaaaataaaagaaaaaaataaataaaatattcacATATTCTCagcctatttaatgtatttgccccGCCAAACCAGATCATAAATACATCGCCACAGGTGGGGCGAAGCCCATAGGtcatcaaatcaaaaatgcatttccATGAGGCGGGCTGAAGCCTTGCGCAAGCCAggttaaaaggaaaataaataaataaaatagtattTGCcttgccacaccaaatcaaaaatacatcaccATAGGACGGGGCGAAGCCCtgtgcacaccaaatcaaaaatgcatgacCCCGCGCAcattatattaaaagaaaaaatatacccGATTCCTAGCACATGCACAAATCTAGTCTAGATGATTTACGATGCTCCAAGACATGTCGATGAAAATGGATGGCTCAGATATAATGATCAAAGTAATAcaacctccgtttctggaaaattgttactttcactttttcattttagcctaaaaataccccaaattgaaaaaataaaagtaacattTCTCCTGAAACGGAAAAAGTATTATGTCAGATTGTAGTGTGGTTGGTTATAGAAAAAGATAAGAACGAGTACGTCGTCTGTTCTACAGTTTCTACTTTATTTCCTATATTACGAAGAGTCCTGAATATACTCCTGTTTTTCAAAGCTTAGTATAGGGGCCTTCCAGGGGCTTGGTTACGAGGCATCCGGGATTTAGTAAATGTCCATGTTTTCTTTTAGACGGTTAAACCTAAACAATCctcgaaaaaattaaaaattaattctctaattttaatcaacaacaacaTAACAAGAATGATGTAACGTCTTATTAATATGAAGGCCTCTTGTCAATccaaaaactgatacttttagaATATCTTTTTAGTAGGAAGAACCTAAGCATGGTCTATGATTTCTGATATTTCCTTGTTTGCGGATTTAACTAAGTCTTAGATAGCGCAAATTGAAGAGATAATATGCCCCGCTTTGTCTTCTCTACGATTTACGAGTACTTACTCGTACACGGAATCAAACAAGAGGAGGTTGTCTGATGAAACGTTGGCCTTTGCTAAGGACTTTTTAGGAGAGATGAGAACTCTCAATGCATCTCAATATAAAACTATAAATGCCATCAATCAATTTTCTATAATAACCttcatgcatatatatatatatatatatatatatgtcagcCGACCAACATTAAGTTTAGGGTCGGGTGACCAACGGATTGATAATGTTCCACCCGTATTCAACTCATGAAAGTGTTCGGTTTCAGAaattcatccgcatccaatctgcCAAGAGACACATCAAGTGTCCACCCGCCAAAATACGAATCGGTTTGGATAAAATCAGCAGTTATGCATGTTTTTACTGACCCCTACCTAGCATGCATATATTTTTTACTATTTATGCTTGGGAAATGAAGAACACTTTATATATAATGGTGGTTATTTCTCTTTCAAGCCCTTTAAACTTTTTATTTATATGTTTAATAGCTTTATAAAAAGCCTTTTACCTGGGAGAGCCGGAGTACAATTCCTAAATTTGATTATAAAGTTAGGAATTTATATTCTAAAGTAAAAATTCATTGAGATAATAAAACGATAAATTTAATGTTTATTTGGAAGGATCGAGAAAACATTAAAAACATTAGCACACCATCTCCTGCGTGTTTTTCATCAACTTTAACTCAAATTTTCCAACAACAGGTAATCCACTGAGCTAcataacctggctaaattggggcatatACCATTTAATTGGGCCTATAATTAGGAAAAAAAATGCCCCTAGAAATCTCTTCACACCACCCCTTATCAAAATAGTTACTAATTACTTattttacccctgattaattaaCATTAATTAATTGTATTAAGGGTTAGTTATGTTTTGGATGTAagattaactaatgttagagagttctttaaaacattgaacattttgatttttttttccgtaAACAGTTCAcataatcggtttacgttcatgcacttgtaaaccgattctggattggtaTTTCCAAATTCCCAGAGGACATTCACAATCGATTAACGTTGACATGTATATAATCCGATTTTGATAATCGGGTTttacatattacatatataaacTGATTGGATTCTTTCATACGAATTCTTTTTTCATTCATTCCATTAATTATTGTTATAGGATGCatttagcacgtgcatcaagcctttaaacccctaggtgaccctagtggacgagttatagtctcgtgaaggtttacatagatgtctacccacaaaacctaaccaaaaacttctaaagccatcaatcttcgttcGAAGATGATACACaatccaagtagtccgggttatcctccgggattcgttctgccaagaagtgatagcttgcatcgaaggcgaatgcttcccccttttcctccaagtagcgcgctttcacgactttgtgctacaaaaacaaaaaaacaaacttacatttgttaatggtgtttcattggaagataaaacaacatgggttacgtaaaacaaaccacaaaaatacttacaaaagtTTCAATGTACAAATTGAATAggcgagtgttaaaaatccgaggttggataTCTAAAAAAgtaagtatcgcattttcgataaCCAAGTGCCTATCATAA
This portion of the Papaver somniferum cultivar HN1 chromosome 11, ASM357369v1, whole genome shotgun sequence genome encodes:
- the LOC113322474 gene encoding uncharacterized protein LOC113322474, yielding MADEIRGESRREPNSSKYVIFRNEFVDDMMFGFDRVGDGFDKAKSQVRAVYDQAVGDIDFSIAYIKAELTELESMYSGLRKDYLSYLNEAERKREGLRFEITVTRNPATDHSLKISNTQLTENPIIRDHDSEFFNEFDTIAFDDQDNPSSTDPTQKTFLSTSHSDLTQNTDISTSHTDLDQENPSTDLTQKALSTSHSDLTQNTGLSTSHTELTVENQNPDQNVENQQPENQRRKKKQSKELVVRTTGAVTRSLKKIVDARTRLEKMAVAAESEAARLVNARSTSKTTRRKSRVRVVPQIQLNENILNQQQNHVNQVQNLLNQQNLQPNQQQNLLNLQDQQQNLEDNDINPDDPPNLEVNVPRFPHQLFDLLNSGPGYIKWFGVASFVVPSIIAFNQQHNPAIIGNWDAIKDQLRNHDFCVHECVEDTARFHRKYFTKFSKAEHLDLIGENQRDGRMNPNDFEEQVEDEAWAKELAEAPGTNFHKMAATLLP